One genomic segment of Occultella kanbiaonis includes these proteins:
- a CDS encoding PP2C family protein-serine/threonine phosphatase produces MTLTLRYVARSDVGLVRSVNQDSGYAGPHLLVLADGMGGPAGGDIASSVAVAHLAPLDGEAHGGDDLVDQLRRAVSAAHTDLVEYSDAKPELAGLGTTVIALLRSGRKLGMVHVGDSRAYLLRDDELVQVTADHTFVQHLVDLGQLTPEEAEQHPHRSVLLRVLGDDAAEPELDESVREARAGDRWLLCSDGLSSYVSAETIAETVRSITDLGDCADALIDLALRAGGQDNITIVLADVVETDELPENTPMIVGAAAVDRSKPTRGGDSAAARAAALTRSTGRPARVGDGPDSAADGERYLDDDAEDERAAEEAVLALEPPRRRALRVGIWVLVALALVAGALTLGYRWAQTQYFVAPNADQVAIYQGIPQSLGPLELSHVHETTTIALDDLPAFARTRVEDVIAATSLADAETIVEDLRAQTTEEP; encoded by the coding sequence GTGACCCTCACCCTCAGATACGTCGCCCGCTCCGATGTGGGTCTGGTCCGCTCCGTGAACCAGGACTCCGGATACGCCGGCCCGCACCTGCTGGTGCTCGCCGACGGCATGGGTGGACCGGCCGGCGGTGACATCGCCTCCTCCGTGGCCGTGGCGCACCTGGCGCCGCTGGACGGGGAGGCCCACGGCGGCGACGACCTCGTGGATCAGTTGCGCCGGGCGGTCAGCGCCGCGCACACCGACCTCGTCGAGTACTCCGACGCCAAGCCGGAGCTCGCCGGCCTCGGCACCACCGTGATCGCCCTGCTGCGCTCCGGGCGCAAGCTCGGCATGGTGCACGTCGGCGACTCGCGCGCCTACCTGCTGCGCGACGACGAACTCGTCCAGGTCACCGCCGACCACACGTTCGTGCAGCACCTGGTGGATCTCGGACAGCTCACCCCGGAGGAGGCGGAGCAGCACCCGCACCGTTCGGTGCTGCTGCGCGTCCTGGGTGACGACGCCGCCGAGCCGGAGCTGGACGAGTCGGTGCGGGAGGCCCGCGCCGGGGACCGCTGGCTGCTCTGCTCCGACGGCCTCTCGTCCTACGTCTCCGCGGAGACGATCGCCGAGACCGTGCGGTCCATCACCGATCTCGGCGACTGCGCCGACGCCCTGATCGACCTGGCCCTGCGCGCCGGCGGCCAGGACAACATCACGATCGTGCTCGCCGACGTCGTCGAGACGGACGAACTGCCCGAGAACACGCCGATGATCGTGGGGGCGGCCGCCGTCGACCGGTCCAAGCCGACCCGCGGCGGCGACAGCGCGGCGGCCCGGGCCGCCGCGCTCACCCGCTCCACCGGCCGTCCCGCCCGGGTGGGCGACGGCCCCGACTCCGCGGCGGACGGCGAGCGCTACCTCGACGACGACGCAGAGGACGAACGTGCGGCCGAGGAGGCCGTGCTCGCCCTCGAGCCGCCGCGCCGGCGCGCCCTTCGGGTGGGCATCTGGGTCCTCGTCGCGCTCGCCCTGGTCGCAGGTGCGCTCACCCTCGGCTATCGCTGGGCGCAGACCCAGTACTTCGTGGCGCCGAACGCCGATCAGGTCGCGATCTACCAGGGCATCCCGCAGTCCCTCGGCCCGCTCGAACTGTCCCACGTGCACGAGACGACGACGATCGCTCTGGACGACCTGCCCGCGTTCGCCCGGACCCGGGTCGAGGACGTGATCGCGGCGACCTCCCTGGCCGACGCCGAGACGATCGTCGAGGACCTCCGGGCGCAGACGACCGAGGAACCCTGA
- a CDS encoding FtsW/RodA/SpoVE family cell cycle protein gives MATVAPSRVRTGRGVEIPLLLLALTLGIGGYALVGLATGGALPAGFGGYAATLAVIAVGLHLILRWRAPYADPLILPIVMALNGIGLAMIHRIDLRLDARGLTAGFGDRQELWTIIGAACAAAVLILLRDHRTLRRYTYTAMIVGLVLLVLPMLPGLGVNINGAQVWIRVGPFSVQPAEFAKIALAVFFAGYLVTHRDVLTLAGPKILGLQLPRLRDFGPIVLAWAVSILVLVRQTDLGSSLLFFGLFVAMLYVATERWSWILIGLLMFAAGAVLAANVFGHVGARVDVWLNALDPEIYNRDPGGSGQLVRGLFGMASGGLFGTGWGEGFPDLVPYANSDFIMASLGEELGLTGVMAILMLYLILIQRGIRTSIGLRDGFGKLLASGLSFVVALQCFVVVGGVTRLIPLTGLTMPFLASGGSSLVANWIVVGLLLRMSDGARRPAGEGGGGLVSTETSLEVVPGDAEPRARDRDVTDTGQFASDDQHTEVVERP, from the coding sequence ATGGCTACCGTCGCCCCGAGCAGGGTCCGCACCGGGCGCGGCGTGGAGATCCCTCTGCTGCTCCTCGCCCTGACGCTGGGCATCGGCGGCTACGCACTGGTCGGCCTGGCCACCGGCGGCGCCCTGCCGGCCGGCTTCGGGGGCTACGCGGCAACGCTCGCCGTCATCGCCGTCGGGCTCCACCTGATCCTGCGCTGGCGCGCGCCCTATGCGGATCCGCTCATCCTGCCGATCGTGATGGCCCTGAACGGCATCGGGCTTGCGATGATCCACCGGATCGACCTGCGCCTGGACGCCCGCGGCCTGACCGCCGGCTTCGGCGACCGCCAGGAACTCTGGACGATCATCGGCGCCGCCTGTGCGGCCGCCGTCCTGATCCTGCTCCGCGATCACCGCACCCTGCGCCGCTACACCTACACCGCGATGATCGTCGGTCTGGTCCTGCTGGTGCTGCCGATGCTCCCCGGCCTCGGCGTGAACATCAACGGCGCCCAGGTCTGGATCCGGGTCGGGCCGTTCTCGGTGCAGCCGGCCGAGTTCGCCAAGATCGCCCTCGCCGTGTTCTTCGCCGGCTACCTGGTCACCCATCGGGACGTGCTCACCCTGGCCGGGCCGAAGATCCTTGGGCTGCAACTGCCGCGGCTGCGTGACTTCGGGCCGATCGTGCTCGCGTGGGCGGTCAGCATCCTCGTGCTGGTGCGCCAGACCGACCTCGGGAGCTCGCTGCTGTTCTTCGGGCTGTTCGTCGCGATGCTCTACGTGGCCACCGAGCGGTGGAGCTGGATCCTGATCGGGCTGCTCATGTTCGCGGCCGGTGCGGTCCTCGCGGCCAACGTCTTCGGACACGTCGGGGCGCGCGTCGACGTCTGGCTGAACGCCCTCGACCCGGAGATCTACAACCGGGACCCCGGCGGCTCGGGTCAACTCGTCCGCGGCCTGTTCGGGATGGCCAGCGGCGGCCTGTTCGGGACCGGCTGGGGCGAGGGCTTCCCGGACCTGGTGCCGTACGCGAACTCCGACTTCATCATGGCCTCGCTCGGCGAGGAACTCGGCCTGACCGGCGTGATGGCGATCCTGATGCTCTACCTGATCCTCATCCAGCGCGGCATCCGCACGAGCATCGGCCTGCGGGACGGGTTCGGCAAGCTGCTCGCCTCCGGCCTGTCCTTCGTCGTGGCCCTGCAGTGCTTCGTCGTGGTGGGCGGCGTGACCCGGCTCATCCCACTCACCGGTCTGACCATGCCGTTCCTGGCCAGCGGTGGCTCGTCACTGGTGGCGAACTGGATAGTGGTCGGCCTGCTGCTGCGAATGTCCGACGGCGCCCGTCGCCCCGCCGGCGAGGGTGGCGGCGGTCTGGTGTCGACCGAGACCTCCCTCGAGGTCGTGCCCGGGGACGCCGAGCCTCGGGCCCGGGACCGCGACGTCACCGACACCGGCCAGTTCGCCTCCGACGATCAGCACACCGAGGTGGTGGAACGCCCATGA
- a CDS encoding Ig-like domain-containing protein: MSARSDHAQDGLNRRNFVLGGVALTGTALIGLRAVRAAAATPQPGPRAAMPPQPDAVVGNTVPAFPGCEGAGKFTTGGRGHEVVAVTSLEDSGEGSLREALSAGNRTIVFHVGGTISLESGLTVTGDNTTIAGQTAPGGGIAIIGNEFQIDADNVIVRYLRVRAGDGANPGGIDTFNGRGHRNIVVDHCSIGWGIDECLSLYGNYDVTVSNCIIHEGLAMSAHLKGLHGYGGLWGGQNVTYHHNLLVHQGGRNPRFSFTEDMEMRVDHRNNVVYNHGFTSLYGAEWCEGINVVGNYYKPGPDTLGGVERHIIEPYRGGNWYVSGNAVEGHPDVTDDNTLGISYQVVGQAADPSLTPQLSGIVNVPGGGINLLDAPATITHPLSETLSAEDAYEAVLAGVGASLPYYDAVDARLLNEVRSGTGRLINSQNEVGGYPVLADGDPPVDGDGDGIPDDWENEHGLDPADPADGTAIGSDGYSNLEQYLNAITGAVHEYPSVVLTRPEYDLVTSAETATQAVTVVAEATGVEGARITAVEFYSNEVKIGEALRSPFRVTWDAPVGTWYLSARVIDSRGVQVHSTAVPIHVNLTSRTGSWTSRDVGAVPLAGSAYQDPTSGDVTITGSGKVRGRTDAFQFLYQEIAAGSDDTVEIMGRIDSVSRPWDGVFAGFIFRESLDENSRYFAGGLQVARDGLKGHVTRIQSHGPGPSIGSYPYEEDEVLDLEPQWIRLVKRGTEFEAHLSPDSLQWTRIGYERIPMQDRIFVGMVIDANQQDNAIANYATATFHNVRLSN; the protein is encoded by the coding sequence ATGTCCGCACGATCCGATCACGCCCAGGACGGTCTGAACCGTCGCAACTTCGTTCTCGGAGGCGTTGCCCTGACGGGAACGGCACTCATCGGCCTGCGTGCGGTGCGCGCAGCTGCCGCCACACCGCAGCCCGGACCACGGGCCGCGATGCCGCCGCAGCCCGACGCGGTCGTGGGCAACACGGTTCCCGCGTTCCCCGGCTGCGAGGGCGCAGGCAAGTTCACCACGGGCGGTCGCGGCCATGAGGTCGTCGCCGTGACCTCGCTCGAGGACTCGGGCGAGGGGAGCCTGCGCGAGGCGTTGTCGGCGGGCAATCGCACGATCGTCTTCCACGTCGGCGGCACGATCTCGCTGGAGTCCGGGCTGACCGTGACCGGCGACAACACCACGATCGCGGGGCAGACCGCACCGGGCGGTGGGATCGCGATCATCGGCAACGAGTTCCAGATCGACGCGGACAACGTCATCGTCCGGTACCTGCGCGTGCGGGCCGGCGACGGCGCCAACCCCGGCGGCATCGACACCTTCAACGGACGCGGGCACCGCAACATCGTCGTCGATCACTGCTCGATCGGTTGGGGCATCGACGAGTGCCTGTCGTTGTACGGCAACTACGACGTCACCGTGAGCAACTGCATCATCCACGAGGGCCTGGCCATGTCCGCGCACCTCAAGGGGCTGCACGGGTACGGCGGACTCTGGGGTGGCCAGAACGTCACCTACCACCACAACCTCCTCGTCCACCAGGGCGGCCGCAACCCGCGCTTCAGCTTCACCGAGGACATGGAGATGCGGGTCGACCACCGCAACAACGTGGTCTACAACCACGGCTTCACCTCGCTCTACGGCGCCGAGTGGTGTGAGGGGATCAACGTCGTCGGGAACTACTACAAGCCGGGTCCCGACACCCTGGGCGGGGTCGAGCGACACATCATCGAGCCGTACCGGGGCGGCAACTGGTACGTGTCGGGCAACGCGGTCGAGGGTCACCCCGACGTCACCGATGACAACACCCTCGGCATCTCCTACCAGGTCGTGGGTCAGGCGGCCGACCCGTCGCTGACCCCGCAGCTGAGCGGGATCGTGAACGTCCCGGGTGGCGGGATCAACCTGCTCGACGCGCCCGCGACGATCACCCACCCGCTCTCGGAGACGCTCTCGGCCGAGGACGCCTACGAGGCCGTGCTCGCAGGTGTCGGCGCGAGCCTGCCCTACTACGACGCTGTCGACGCCCGTCTCCTGAACGAGGTCCGCTCGGGTACCGGCCGGTTGATCAACTCCCAGAACGAGGTGGGAGGCTACCCGGTGCTGGCCGACGGCGACCCGCCGGTCGACGGCGACGGCGACGGCATCCCGGACGACTGGGAGAACGAGCACGGACTCGATCCCGCGGACCCGGCCGACGGCACCGCGATCGGCAGCGACGGCTACAGCAACCTCGAGCAGTACCTGAACGCCATCACCGGCGCGGTCCACGAGTACCCGTCGGTGGTCCTCACCAGGCCCGAGTACGACCTCGTCACGTCGGCCGAGACCGCCACCCAGGCGGTCACCGTGGTCGCCGAGGCGACCGGTGTGGAGGGCGCGAGGATCACCGCCGTGGAGTTCTACTCCAACGAGGTCAAGATCGGCGAAGCGTTGAGGTCGCCCTTCCGGGTGACCTGGGACGCCCCGGTCGGCACCTGGTACCTGTCGGCGCGGGTGATCGACAGCCGGGGCGTCCAGGTGCACTCGACCGCGGTGCCGATCCACGTCAACCTCACCTCCCGGACCGGCTCGTGGACCTCGCGGGACGTCGGTGCCGTGCCGTTGGCAGGCTCGGCGTACCAGGACCCCACCTCCGGTGACGTCACGATCACGGGTTCGGGCAAGGTGCGCGGCCGGACCGACGCCTTCCAGTTCCTGTACCAGGAGATCGCGGCGGGCAGCGACGACACCGTCGAGATCATGGGTCGGATCGACTCGGTCAGCCGTCCGTGGGACGGCGTCTTCGCCGGGTTCATCTTCCGCGAGTCGCTCGATGAGAACTCGCGCTACTTCGCCGGCGGGCTTCAGGTCGCTCGCGACGGGCTCAAGGGACACGTCACGCGGATCCAGTCCCACGGGCCCGGGCCAAGCATCGGGTCCTACCCCTACGAGGAGGACGAGGTGCTCGACCTCGAGCCCCAGTGGATCCGTCTGGTCAAGCGCGGCACGGAGTTCGAGGCGCACCTGAGCCCGGACTCGCTGCAGTGGACCAGGATCGGCTACGAACGGATCCCGATGCAGGACCGGATCTTCGTGGGCATGGTGATCGACGCCAACCAGCAGGACAACGCGATCGCCAACTACGCGACGGCCACGTTCCACAACGTCAGGTTGAGCAACTGA
- a CDS encoding FhaA domain-containing protein — MGVLDRFEKGVERVVNNAFAKAFRSELKPVEIASAIRRDMDDRTAALSRGRTVVPNTFVVELSPKDYDQVLDWGEDAMADEMIAAATDHATSQNYVFVGPVEVEFDQSEDLEPGRFKVRSSSRRGAVAPATSTATTRHPIVDIDGQRYLLTGPVTVIGRGSEADIIVDDSGVSRRHLEIRITSDGVIASDLGSTNGTFVEGHQVAAATLVDGNTLTIGRTRILFWTGADDGDGR, encoded by the coding sequence ATGGGAGTGCTGGACCGTTTCGAGAAGGGTGTCGAACGAGTCGTCAACAACGCGTTCGCGAAGGCGTTCCGGTCCGAGCTGAAGCCGGTGGAGATCGCCAGCGCCATCCGCCGGGACATGGACGATCGCACCGCCGCGCTGTCCCGCGGCCGCACCGTGGTCCCGAACACGTTCGTGGTGGAACTCTCGCCGAAGGACTACGACCAGGTCCTGGACTGGGGCGAGGACGCGATGGCGGACGAGATGATCGCCGCCGCCACGGACCACGCAACGAGCCAGAACTACGTGTTCGTGGGACCGGTGGAGGTCGAGTTCGACCAGTCCGAGGACCTGGAGCCGGGCCGCTTCAAGGTCCGCTCCAGCTCCCGACGGGGCGCCGTCGCGCCGGCCACCTCGACCGCCACGACACGCCACCCGATCGTAGACATCGACGGCCAGCGCTACCTCCTCACCGGCCCGGTGACCGTGATCGGCCGCGGCTCGGAGGCGGACATCATCGTCGACGACTCCGGCGTCTCACGGCGGCACCTGGAGATCCGGATCACCTCGGACGGCGTGATCGCGAGCGACCTCGGGTCCACCAACGGCACATTCGTCGAGGGGCACCAGGTCGCGGCCGCCACGCTCGTCGACGGCAACACCCTCACCATCGGACGGACCCGCATCCTCTTCTGGACCGGCGCCGACGACGGCGACGGCCGCTGA
- a CDS encoding substrate-binding domain-containing protein, producing the protein MSERDGDPRVPLYQNVKSELLRAIAAGEYTPGEPFITQREIRERFGVSNTTAVKALNDLVVDGLLVRRRGKGTFVAEGPRTTRPAEDGADASIMCVLSLLHDRSPHAARLIRGVEAVCAELGYRMFLSDTKGDPDLEERALLRAARGGASGVVLYPVEGRAPLPALEGMRRRGVPMVMVDRYRQDVVADAVVADNFAVGFQLTEHLIAAGHTRIAVLWEETDSTSVRDRLAGHLQALQQHGIRQRRELTVLRPYLGPPAASRIETVRELLALAEPPSAIMCANGYVLAGAVHDLTSLGVQIPDEIELAGMDDGGPLELPPLTLVSAILPSEEIGRRAMTILARRLAEPDAGDVEHVVLPIGVRIRDSSTGHLRVVRTQAPGPA; encoded by the coding sequence ATGAGTGAACGGGATGGGGATCCGCGGGTCCCGCTGTATCAGAACGTGAAGTCCGAGCTGCTCCGCGCCATCGCTGCGGGCGAGTACACGCCGGGGGAGCCGTTCATCACGCAGCGCGAGATTCGCGAGCGGTTCGGCGTCAGCAACACGACCGCCGTCAAGGCGTTGAACGATCTCGTCGTCGACGGACTGCTGGTGCGCCGTCGCGGCAAGGGGACGTTCGTCGCCGAAGGCCCGCGGACGACGCGGCCAGCCGAGGACGGTGCCGACGCCTCGATCATGTGCGTGCTGTCGCTGCTGCACGACCGGAGCCCACATGCCGCACGCTTGATCCGCGGTGTGGAGGCGGTCTGCGCGGAGCTCGGCTACCGGATGTTCCTGTCCGACACGAAGGGGGATCCCGATCTCGAGGAGCGGGCGCTGCTGCGGGCCGCCCGCGGCGGCGCTTCCGGGGTGGTGCTGTACCCCGTGGAGGGCCGCGCGCCGCTGCCGGCCCTGGAGGGGATGCGCCGCCGAGGCGTCCCGATGGTGATGGTCGACCGATACCGGCAGGACGTGGTCGCCGACGCGGTGGTGGCGGATAACTTCGCCGTCGGCTTCCAGCTCACCGAGCACCTCATCGCCGCCGGCCACACGCGCATCGCGGTCCTGTGGGAGGAGACGGACTCCACGAGCGTCCGGGATCGCCTCGCCGGCCACCTCCAGGCGTTGCAACAGCACGGGATCCGGCAACGCCGCGAGCTCACGGTCCTGCGGCCCTACCTCGGTCCGCCCGCAGCCTCCCGGATCGAGACGGTCCGGGAGTTGCTGGCCCTGGCCGAACCACCCTCGGCGATCATGTGCGCGAACGGGTACGTGCTCGCCGGCGCGGTGCACGATCTCACCTCGCTCGGCGTGCAGATCCCCGACGAGATCGAGCTGGCCGGCATGGATGACGGCGGACCGCTGGAGCTGCCGCCCCTGACGCTCGTCTCGGCGATCCTGCCGTCGGAGGAGATCGGCCGCCGGGCCATGACGATCCTCGCGCGCCGCCTCGCGGAGCCGGACGCCGGGGACGTGGAGCACGTCGTGCTGCCGATCGGCGTCCGGATCCGGGACTCCTCGACCGGCCATCTCCGGGTGGTTCGTACGCAGGCACCGGGTCCGGCCTGA
- a CDS encoding FHA domain-containing protein FhaB/FipA: MSELIVTLLRVGYLVVLWLLVLSAVSVLRRDIFGTRVIARGSVLTGSRRPAPDGGANQRSSRASRGAPSTIRVTAGPLSGTTLKLGQSSVLIGRAPSSTLVLDDDYASNRHARIFPEDGQWFVEDLESRNGTYLGAHRVHGPIPVTIGTPIRIGQTVIELHR; this comes from the coding sequence GTGAGCGAACTGATCGTCACCCTGTTGCGGGTGGGCTACCTGGTGGTGCTCTGGCTGCTGGTGCTCTCCGCGGTGTCCGTGCTGCGCCGGGACATCTTCGGGACCCGCGTCATCGCGCGTGGCTCGGTGCTCACCGGCTCGCGCCGGCCGGCGCCCGACGGCGGAGCGAACCAACGCTCCTCGCGCGCCTCTCGTGGGGCTCCGTCGACGATCCGCGTGACCGCGGGCCCGCTCAGCGGCACCACGCTCAAGCTCGGCCAGTCGTCGGTCCTGATCGGCCGCGCGCCGTCGTCCACCCTCGTCCTCGACGACGACTACGCCTCGAACCGGCACGCCCGGATCTTCCCCGAGGACGGTCAGTGGTTCGTCGAGGACCTCGAGTCCCGGAACGGCACGTACCTCGGCGCGCACCGCGTCCACGGTCCGATACCGGTGACGATCGGAACGCCGATCCGGATCGGCCAGACCGTCATCGAACTGCACCGGTAG
- a CDS encoding sugar-binding protein, whose translation MRRPLAIAAAAAVGAAVLVAPAVPAAADDAVVTASITFDDPPVDEGITAWTGDAGRGTWLEVGGLPALQTNPSIGNTYIYNDVDDALTNGGTNTVRITVEYYDAAISGGSWDVTYDSATNPWRALPAVPLTGSNTWRTEEFTVTDARLSNRENGADLRIGTGTSAIAFRSVTVERLVDAPALSLRTPGNIFVTGTPPKVDFTAAPDARVDYRVYDVDNNHVTQGVATNTDGAGTIQIGTLPEGYYRLRATATINGQASLPAETTLAVVAPQPDAANSPFAAAVSHRQLPPGSAPLAALAGDSYYRPSLTWTAMERTAGVYTYPTAWQQQTIEARDAGLAPMPICAYTNPMYDNDATPYTDAGRAAFADYCVALLDGYVDLGNPAPAVEVYNEFNAGFGDRGDGPANSLPEYYFPLLQATYQAVKAAHPDTLVVGPATSWPDLGWLETLFALGALDYMDVVSVHYPGDPPEAAVANLEAVDALVREYNNGESKPIWVSEWGWSSRTGSVDEHTQASYAARAGVIGLTQGVERNFWYDFNNDGLDPADHESNFGLLRNAADPLGALTPKPSYAAHATMSRLLTGATFEGAQEVADGVTAYGFGTAGDDNLLALWSTSGPRTVTIETRVPVTVVEMSGRSRTLTPYLHGVELTLTEDPVYVIGSADASDVTDGGRFALTAAGPTLAGDDIQLTLDVDKVGGPRMDLAVTVNERTVPVQVASGQASVQIPISIRDTGLLGARGLVALVTNNGTPFARLTAEIDVLSTPITVSAAHTLREDADVLSVSVTNEVATDQPVGDLAWQLGATNGTETIGMLPAGQTVTLDIPTTGLTSPGSHPWSLNLAMPDADTITENGSLVLVDPATVTGLSQRTITVDGVPDDLSGITPIDLDVDGEVRQIPDWGGATDLGGDVWWTWDEDNLYLTAAITDNVHAQPGLNDTIWTGDSIQFGAVAGAPGEDLTGYYEYGLALTSQGPQVFRWNGGGGILPNGPVDAVDLAVTRDEATRTTVYEMAMPWSELAPFDPADRLLALSFLVNENDGAIRRGWLEWGSGIGTGKNPALFPSTRLDP comes from the coding sequence GTGAGACGCCCACTGGCCATCGCGGCCGCCGCCGCGGTGGGCGCGGCCGTCCTGGTCGCCCCCGCCGTGCCCGCCGCGGCCGATGACGCCGTCGTCACCGCCTCGATCACGTTCGACGACCCGCCGGTCGACGAGGGGATCACCGCCTGGACCGGCGACGCCGGCCGAGGAACGTGGCTCGAGGTCGGTGGCCTACCAGCGCTGCAGACCAACCCCTCGATCGGCAACACCTACATCTACAACGACGTCGACGACGCCCTGACCAACGGTGGCACCAACACCGTCCGGATCACGGTGGAGTACTACGACGCGGCCATCTCCGGCGGATCCTGGGACGTGACCTACGACTCGGCGACCAACCCATGGCGGGCGCTGCCCGCGGTCCCGCTCACCGGAAGCAACACCTGGCGGACCGAGGAGTTCACGGTCACCGACGCCCGGCTGTCGAACCGTGAGAACGGGGCGGACCTGCGGATCGGGACCGGCACGTCGGCGATCGCGTTCCGCAGCGTGACCGTCGAGCGGCTCGTCGACGCCCCGGCCCTGAGCCTGCGCACGCCCGGCAACATCTTCGTCACCGGCACCCCGCCGAAGGTCGACTTCACCGCCGCCCCCGACGCCCGCGTCGACTACCGCGTCTACGACGTCGACAACAACCATGTGACCCAGGGGGTCGCCACCAACACCGACGGCGCCGGGACGATCCAGATCGGCACGCTGCCCGAGGGGTACTACCGGCTCCGGGCCACGGCGACCATCAACGGTCAGGCGTCCCTGCCGGCCGAGACGACGCTGGCCGTCGTCGCTCCGCAGCCGGACGCCGCGAACTCCCCGTTCGCCGCTGCCGTGTCGCACCGCCAACTGCCGCCCGGCAGCGCCCCGCTGGCGGCGCTGGCCGGTGACTCCTACTACCGGCCCTCGCTGACGTGGACGGCCATGGAGCGCACCGCCGGCGTCTACACCTACCCGACGGCGTGGCAGCAGCAGACCATCGAGGCGCGCGACGCCGGCCTGGCGCCGATGCCGATCTGCGCCTACACCAACCCGATGTACGACAACGACGCCACCCCGTACACGGACGCCGGACGGGCGGCGTTCGCCGACTACTGCGTCGCGCTGCTCGACGGGTACGTCGACCTCGGCAACCCGGCCCCCGCCGTCGAGGTCTACAACGAGTTCAACGCCGGATTCGGCGACCGTGGCGACGGGCCCGCGAACTCCCTGCCGGAGTACTACTTCCCGCTGCTGCAGGCGACCTATCAGGCCGTGAAGGCGGCGCACCCGGACACGCTCGTGGTGGGCCCGGCCACGAGCTGGCCGGACCTGGGCTGGCTCGAGACCCTGTTCGCGCTCGGCGCCCTCGACTACATGGATGTCGTGTCCGTCCACTACCCGGGCGACCCACCGGAGGCGGCCGTCGCGAACCTCGAGGCCGTCGACGCGCTCGTCCGCGAGTACAACAACGGCGAGAGCAAGCCGATCTGGGTCTCGGAGTGGGGCTGGTCGAGCCGGACCGGCAGCGTCGACGAGCACACCCAGGCGTCCTACGCCGCGCGGGCCGGGGTCATCGGGCTGACCCAGGGAGTCGAACGGAACTTCTGGTACGACTTCAACAACGACGGTCTCGACCCGGCCGACCACGAGAGCAACTTCGGTCTGCTGCGCAACGCCGCCGACCCGTTGGGAGCCCTGACGCCCAAGCCGTCCTACGCCGCTCACGCCACGATGAGCAGGCTGCTCACCGGCGCGACGTTCGAGGGTGCCCAGGAGGTCGCCGACGGGGTCACCGCGTACGGGTTCGGCACCGCCGGTGACGACAACCTCCTCGCGCTGTGGTCCACCTCCGGACCGCGGACCGTCACCATCGAGACCCGCGTGCCGGTCACCGTCGTCGAGATGTCCGGCCGGTCGCGCACGCTCACCCCGTATCTGCACGGTGTGGAACTGACGCTCACGGAGGATCCGGTGTACGTGATCGGCTCCGCGGACGCTTCCGACGTGACCGACGGCGGTCGGTTCGCCCTGACCGCGGCCGGCCCGACGCTCGCCGGCGACGACATCCAGCTGACCCTGGACGTGGACAAGGTCGGCGGCCCGCGCATGGACCTGGCCGTCACGGTCAACGAGCGCACCGTCCCGGTGCAGGTCGCCTCCGGCCAGGCGAGCGTGCAGATCCCGATCAGCATCCGGGACACCGGTCTGCTGGGCGCCCGGGGCCTGGTCGCCCTCGTGACGAACAACGGGACGCCGTTCGCCAGGCTGACCGCCGAGATCGACGTGCTCTCCACGCCGATCACCGTCAGTGCCGCACACACGCTGCGTGAGGACGCGGACGTGCTGTCGGTCTCGGTCACCAACGAGGTCGCGACCGACCAACCGGTCGGGGACCTGGCCTGGCAGCTCGGTGCCACCAACGGAACGGAGACGATCGGGATGCTGCCCGCCGGGCAGACCGTCACGCTCGACATCCCGACCACCGGGCTCACCTCGCCCGGCAGCCACCCGTGGTCGCTGAACCTGGCCATGCCGGACGCGGACACGATCACCGAGAACGGGTCGCTGGTCCTGGTCGACCCGGCCACCGTGACCGGACTGTCCCAGCGGACGATCACCGTCGACGGCGTCCCCGACGACCTGAGCGGGATCACACCGATCGATCTGGACGTCGACGGTGAGGTGCGACAGATCCCCGACTGGGGTGGTGCCACCGACCTTGGCGGCGACGTCTGGTGGACCTGGGACGAGGACAACCTCTACCTGACCGCGGCGATCACCGACAACGTGCACGCCCAGCCAGGGCTCAACGACACCATCTGGACCGGTGACAGCATCCAGTTCGGCGCCGTCGCCGGTGCGCCCGGGGAGGACCTGACCGGCTACTACGAGTACGGCCTCGCGCTGACCTCGCAGGGCCCGCAGGTGTTCCGGTGGAACGGCGGCGGCGGCATCCTGCCCAACGGGCCGGTCGACGCGGTCGACCTCGCGGTCACCCGCGACGAGGCCACGCGGACCACGGTCTACGAGATGGCGATGCCGTGGAGCGAACTCGCACCGTTCGACCCCGCCGACCGGCTGCTGGCTCTGTCGTTCCTCGTCAACGAGAACGACGGTGCCATTCGCCGAGGATGGTTGGAATGGGGCTCGGGGATCGGGACGGGGAAGAACCCCGCACTGTTCCCGAGCACCCGGCTCGACCCGTGA